DNA sequence from the Dunckerocampus dactyliophorus isolate RoL2022-P2 chromosome 4, RoL_Ddac_1.1, whole genome shotgun sequence genome:
ttccattcgtccattgtgtcttgttttagaatttcttcttccagttttggtccaatttttacaaaataatcgctgaacatttcaactacctccttcatgtcattcctgttagtgtttccaaccataaaatagtgagggtagcctgctttcttaatattattctttataatactatttaagatgccccaagttgctctcatgttatttttgttcttatcaagtacatgactataatattccctagTACACGACCATAATATTCCCTCAGAGTGGTAGAGCATGAGCGATTTTATAAATGTACCTTTCGGAACATAAAAAGCTACGTAATTAGAATTTTCGATAACACCACAGAAAAATAGATACATATGAACTATTGCAAATAAACTGTACTAGGGTGGAGAATTTAATTACCTagaagcaataataataataataataataatagaccatgAAGGATACCAACCACccttaaaaagaacaaaaaagacCCTAGGTATCAAAAAAGAAATTATGGACAACtggcaaaacaaaatattacagtGTACAGAAACTGATCAATTCAGAGCGTATGAAGAGGAATGACAGGAAGGTGAAGACAGTCTTAACTTGGTTATGGTTCGATAACAATGGGTTTAGCAAAAACATCGGTTCTGGTAGATAAATGTCAATCAGATGAACACGTGCAGTGTAAAATTATAGACGGTGGAACATAAAGTCTTATATTGTAGGATAGTATCTATCCTACAATGTAATATGTATAGTATCTACTTTTTCTATTTAATAGTAAACGTAGGTTATACCGTATGGTCCATGTTATATACTCtgatacagtaggtggcggcaTGTCCAAAgccatggttgcaacccgccatttcaccaaagaagaagaaattaGCCAAGATGGTGAGGGTGAAATCAAGGTAAATTTTGAGGACCGAATAAGTTGTATTTTATACCATTGTGTCtgattgtgtgcatgtttttttatttgacagatATTTATTGTGTGAGGTTCACGTGTCAGACAGGAACCGTCTGTGGCTCCTAGATGACCGAGCCATCTCTGGGGCGGTGAAGGGAGCAGTGGCCCGCATTCACGGCGACTATGGAGCGGCGCTGTGCAGTATCCGGTTCTCTGGTAAACATCCTTGTCCCGTTTTCTTATGAGTAAAATGCCTTGAATGGTTACTAATATCCCACAAGTCTAATTAATACATGTATCTGGACGAGCGGATGCTTTTAAAGTAGCGTGACATGATGTTTGATGGTTTCAACTGATATTTTAAGCATTCCAAAGTTTCACAGAGATTTTGTCGCATGTAAATCACTGGTGTCCGAAGTGTGGCCCGGGTACCATTTTTGGGTCAGCCTTCTGCgtattgtaaaaataacatttattgagATACATTATTTTGGAGTTAGATtgatttgctttgtcagctattgcacaaagctaagatgtggatgtttttttttttcaaaaagctgACTATATATTGAtgtacactggattggttttagcatctttaatgtacaaagtgtatcaaagtggccccccacatccttcaatttATCTGTATGTGgccggtggaaaaggtttggacacccctgatgtagatgaTGTGTATTGTTTCATATTTTCCTTAGTGAAATACCTGAATACCCACACTGGAATGGTCTTCCTGCGTTTCCCCAAAAGATGCTACAGACTCCTTTGGTCGGCATTGCCCTTTATCACCAGTATAGAAACACGTCGGCAGAAAATACCTTGTTTTCTCAACTGTCTGCACATAGGAGGTAAGAGTagattgtattttacatttatctCAGTgtatgttgtatttgtaaaagcATAAGTTAACTTACAGTTTAATTCCTCTTGTACAATTTAAgtgtgggaatctctggccacctcacgattcgatgcgattactattaagaggcctgcgatgcgatggtaaaacgattatcgatgcatctttgTTTGTGATCCATggtttgtcagttttttttcatgcataatataatttctttttacccACTGtgcactactaaaacaaagcatatttgtaatgatccacaattaaaataaacatgaaacagattaatttatttacattatcttttaataattggaaggttacatctaccagcaaatttcccattgcacagaactggcaggaaaagtaaagtgcaccagtagcagcatgtataaaatgacaaacttcagcatattctgaataaccaacataaaaCATCTGCCATTactcacaaataaataatagacttatGAATTCAAagtaaaatcctgagcatagaatctctgacaaaataatatttttgctccatagcaaagtcaaaaacagctttcatacaaaatatagatttctgtacgaGCGGCTCTCCCACAAGAATAATGCTTCAAACATCagtattatgaataaccaaaaaaactaagctgcccttattcacaattacAGTGTCAGTGAAGTAATGTTGCGATGAGACGTTGTATCTGtagtgcgcaacaaagcacgaaagccctgcttctcagcAATCGAGTAtggccacaaatccttcgcaataaaagttgAGATTGTCTTTGTGATTCGCTTcaccttttccgagttgggtggaaaattagttatcacctgttcgatggttctctggttggcagcaacttcagctggctgtttttcctcctggttcgggtgaaaacgtgctatgtggtttctcatacagtatttgtcgtgttcccaaaatattttaagcttgtctcacaaagcttgcatattgtctggctcttgtccagctcttTTACCTTCAAGTACGTGAAaaccaaagtgcttccagacgctcgctttaaatccattaggtgcgggtcggagtttacgctcatccattttggtagcgtcttacacttagaTGCACCACCATCAACTGtccactttttgtctttttgttccgttttttttgttctgtcagcATACGATTATATTTATGAAtcaattaataatcgtcaatgtccgtatataaatatataaagaattgattatttcccccacccttAATAGAATTCAGGTGCAGTGGAATCTCGGTTAGCATATGTCTGTTAGCATACTTTTCAGTTTACatcaaaaatgtatgtaaatatttttagtGTACAATGTGGAGCGCGtcatgttgtgttattaatacattgtgCGAGTCCATTTGTGttccaaatatatttttagcacaaaacatccatgttagcatgttgttaGCGTGTTAGTATGGAAACCGGAACCAGAAAACATTGTCCTCCAGCTTCAGCGCCCTTCTATGATGTCACCAGTGGTTGACGctatagttctttgctaactaacacagttatgctacaagtctctgcttttctttagtTCACAAaacctgcaaaataacccactatAGAGCCacacaaagttgcaagtgtcagcattttgataaagaaggtgagaaaaccTATTagatttaagaaataactcggCAAAACACACAGATGGTGTCCATGTGGATATCCTCTCTCCTGTCAGTGCTAGTTatagccgtctttgtcaacgaAGGTCCTCAGTAAAGGTTAAAGGGTTAGTTAAAGTCACGTTAAAGggttagtttggatttttttacatgaagttgtatgacatccccatgagcggtgtagtccatcaacagtgacttgccccgcacttggtcccgtgagcccagttctggtcagattttagTGATGAGAAActtagttccggttagttattggggttacttaagtaaagagtttggcttctcaaaacaatatgcgttggaCAGAGTaagacatttgcatgacaaaaatgcctcctcgaaaaaatcagaccacaCAAATTGCTCAGTTTTACTTTCTCTGGCATCGTATTAATGTCGGCTATCAACTGTCCATTGTTGTCCATATAATAATTAGGTCTTCTTCTCAAAACACTGGATGTGTGTCTGTTATGTAACAAacacagtgtgtccagcttagtgatgctatcacaggtgTCTCCAACATGTAGCTTGTGAGCTACCAATAGCTCGCAAGCTAATGCTAAAGCTCACCAgagaatatttgcttaaattcTTAGTGTTTCACTTTGTAACTCATTCGAACAACAAACATGAATTCAATGTCATGTGTTTCCTAAGGAACCATTAGAACATGTCAGAAGTTCCTGGTGCGTTACAACACACGGCAGCTCCATCGGATGCTTCCCAACTGTCATAATGAAGGTAAGCTGTGTCATTTAAGCCCTTGATAAAATAATCATGCTTATCCTTATTCTTATgagatgtatttatattataaatatatcagTGAACAGTAACAAAGGAAATGGCGATTTGAATTTTCCCATTTCTTCCATCTGCAGAAGAAAGGAAACAGATTCGCAAAGCCATTTTAAGTTGCTCAATAATACAAGGAGCATTTGAAAATAAACCAGagaatgaagaagaagaagaagaagtaacTTTGCCAAACACAGGACATGGTGATTACTTTTTTCCTTCTCACACTTATCTCATAAAGTTAATCCCAAAGGTGTACTGTGTACATCAGAACATCATTTCTTTATCTGCGCCTCCAGGAATTTAGCGCTGCTGTCTATCTTCACTGCCGTGTCATGAGGAGTGGTGTGTGACTGGACTGGCTCCTCCATGGTTTTGTCGACATGCAGGTCCAGGCTCTCCTGCTCTGTCGGCCAGGTCGCTGTCACCCCGCATGAGGCCGACTTTACTGCCATGTAGTCTATAAACATCACTATTAAGACATGctcatttaaaatgcatttaaagactTGCTGTCTGCACTGGGGGTATGGGATTTTGTTGAAGTGTATCTGTTTAAAACTGtcatacatgtaaaaaaataaataaataaataaactgaaaattgCATCAATTTCACTTTATTCACTGATTTGGCCCAAGTAGACAAATCCCTGATTAACATTTTGCCTAATAATCTTTTACATTATAGTTAAAGGGCATTAAGTGTTGGATTATTCACCGCCTAATAAGGAACGTGGGCTGGGATTTGAATGTGAGCTGGCATTAGAcagtcgtgagacaggttagttttacccgaTAGACGATGTGTtgcaaatcatccatccatccatttcctataccgcttctcttttttttttttttttagggccgcaggggcatgctggagcctatcccagctgacttcgggcaacaggcggcgtacaccctggactggtcgccagccaatcgcagggcacatacagtatagacaaacaaccattcacactcacattcatacctatggacaatttagagtctccaattaacctaacctgcatgtttttggatatgggaggaaaccggagtacctggagaaaacccacgtacgcacggggagaacatgctccacacagaaatgcccaggggagaattgaaCTGTTGCAAATAATAATCTTGCTAAACCGTTTAATGTCGGCTCTTTCTATCATTGTAAAGCAGAATTCAACAAGCGTtagattgttcacccactaatagagaatgtgtactgtatttaaACTGTCGCGATTCAGGTTAGTTTTAAATAATTAACAGTATTCACAGTTAGATAATCTATGCATTTTGTAATTAAAGATTGATGTAACTtgctggtctctgcttcctggctggcggttgtctccctccctcgggggtttctcccttggcgtgttggtggatgggcggggggtggagtggtggccggtctgcggcggggtgggcggggggccgctcctctcgtgggccctgtcgtgtcgtgcttgcttctctgtccctccctggcacctctggcttgcgtgcttcgtgggtgtggccgtgctccgctctatgtggggtccggtgctcttgtggtcgtcgtagtgttgctcccttgccgtggtggtatgtgggggggcgcggttcccgctgtcctggtggcggtcgaatctgccttggggcgtgtggctggtccgtggtgtttggcggtttggggttggcgctgtggacgctacctccggtgggactccggtgttggggggcgttgggggtatcgcctctggggggttgggtgggccggacggggcatcctggcgggccgggtagggcctgtggtgtgtcctgcggcctgtgacTCGCCCGaacctgggctgtggtgggtggccagtcggtcatgtgtccttggtcccccctgCTCTGTTTGGGCAGCGTTGGGGTATGGGGCCCCTgtccttcctgttccactgcaccacctcacatacatataggactttggggggtggcctacggtcgggcgtggttggggagctgccttgcggggctcctttgcccctgccgtgccactgacctgttgcccccccaattttaatcgcagagtagacacttagggtttgggggggctggtcaggtgaggggccctccgagcggcagctctcccccgattttaattgcatacaggggtttgctccatggggtcgggtgctgggtgatacatctctgccgcccgtgcctccgccaggtgggtggagggtgtgcctcccgCATCCCTGGGTGGGGCGGCGCTGTGTCGGGGGTTGGCctggggcgggccgggctccgctccttgggggtggggggggattggcgcttccggcgtgggcgggcttctttccggttgtgggggcgtctctgggcctgccggtttgtggctcCCGGTACtcatctgcctttgtggggggtaatctctcgctggtctcaggggttggctgtcctccggcccgccggcaccctgtctttggctgggattacctctcttcggccccttgctggtcttcccgggggggatggctctctgggctggctcttggggcactgatctttgtgctgcctgcccctgtgggcctggtggccttctggcggcgggggctcggcctgacTATTTcaggcggggctctctgggaggtggattgcagcccctttcctttcatgcattctcagtgacaattacacgcccacactttcttgcacctttatatatatgaagtcttccccacatacagagatacctgtacatatgcacacttacagtacatactgtacgtacttccccacattactcactgagttaaccagggtgttattatgttgttggttttattacagcgacggtgatatcagcagtatgactatagttttttttttacaatgatgtgcattgcagtaattatcattctgttcactatcatagataatcatttcattactacaattatgtgtgactgtttcaatgcagtattgtcattgtgatcactatcataattcatcatttcatgactgctattatgtgtgactgtttcaatgcagtattgtcattgtgatcactatcatagttcatcatttcatgactgctacgtattatgtgtgattgtcactgacagcattgtcattgtggttgttgatattgttttgtcctttgtccttatgtccttgatcgtctttatagttgtcacagacatttatttgctgatgtagttctgtatgtttctgttctgttcttgtcacaattgttgttgttgctgctgttgtccttgtctctcttttttttgtccccctctcatccccgcaccccacccccgttttcttttctcttcttctctgtcccctcctgctcctgtccggtcgctccaaatttgcttaataacaagcatcaaagtcaaatgaattctgtataacaggggaattgtatatcacacttctccctggcagagtaaatctgtcgagcacttgacggcatttagatgtacaattctatctgctttaaaggctggacaggacaggggtaaaagaaaaaaaaagattgatgtAACTCAGTCAGATGACGAATAAAGACCAGCACGTTCGTGGTACCGATTGGCTCTGATGCGTAGTTCCGGGTTATTCTCTATGACAGCGTTGATTCGTTGAAACGGCCTGTAGTTCTCTAGTCATTTAGTTACCTTCTCTGTATTGTTTAGGTAAGCAATAGAAACTACATTTCCCAAAATGCCCTAAATGGCCGCGGCTAAACAGCTTTGCAGTACAGACGAGAAACATCCGGGTCCCTCAGGTTTCTACCAGGCGACCCGTCGCCATTAGTGCGAGCGCATAAAAACAGATATATTTTGGGCCATAAATCCCAATACTGACAATTTCTGGCTATTGGAAACATTTTAATACATTGATTTAGCAAACTGTTCGCCCTATCGAGAAGCAGCTTCTTTTTTGGGGCCCTGTCCCCGCGTGGCGAGCTTTCGTCCTCTCTTTGCTAAGCCTCCATAACCTGAGACGCCGATATCGTGTCTCTTCTTTTATTTTCCGGATTATTTTGTTGTGAAGATGTCGCCGTGATGGGGTCTCCGTGTTTGATAGATATGAATCAGGGCATTTGCCGCCTGACCCACACTCTTTGCAGCCCACTTTTttccgtgttttttttgtttgatgctAGAGAGCTCAGCGGCTCTCTGCCCAGAGCTCGGCCTCAGCACCGTTCACTGCACGGATACAAACATGGAGAAAAACCCGAACAACAGCAACGCCAAGGTTCCACCTCGTTCCAACTCCTCTGGGCCAACGCCGGGGGAATCTAAACCCAAAGCAGGTACAGTGTATGAAAGAACACCATTTAATCCCACGAATGTCAGTCGAGTTTGGAAAACACTATGGTGTCTCCTGCATGACACCCTGTTGAGGCCTAGTAGTAGTGTGAGCGGAATACTCCAAATAGCAATAATATCGATACCAATGGTTTGTCAGGTCGATACTAGCTTGATGAAATTTATATTTTCGCTTCtcttctatatttatttttgcaaatatcAGTGGTTTTGTTCGTGTTGCTTCATACGTTCAATACATTTTTCGACAGGTCAGGGTTTTTGGGGGCCAAAAACAAGTTCAATTTGCTTTTGTGTAG
Encoded proteins:
- the pop5 gene encoding ribonuclease P/MRP protein subunit POP5, whose translation is MVRVKSRYLLCEVHVSDRNRLWLLDDRAISGAVKGAVARIHGDYGAALCSIRFSVKYLNTHTGMVFLRFPKRCYRLLWSALPFITSIETRRQKIPCFLNCLHIGGTIRTCQKFLVRYNTRQLHRMLPNCHNEEERKQIRKAILSCSIIQGAFENKPENEEEEEEVTLPNTGHGI